Part of the Triticum aestivum cultivar Chinese Spring chromosome 4D, IWGSC CS RefSeq v2.1, whole genome shotgun sequence genome is shown below.
AAGATTGAGACATATAGCCATCCCTTAAACCAATGGTAATATATAATGTGCACACATGGAGGAAACTTGTGTGCCGATACACCCGATACGCAAAAATGACATAGTAATTCGAGAAAAAGTCAAAAGGTCCTAAAATTTATTTAAACATACATAACCAAATGTTGTATCGTATAAAACGTTTCGCAAAGTAATACCTTCCAGCGTATTGTGGGCGAGGAGAACCAAAATCAAGACTATATGCAAGTTACTGTTCATTAGTTATACTAGGAAATTTGGTTTTTTGGCCTGAGGTCAATGAAAATTTATTCCCATGGTAAAAATTTCATACGGATGAAAAAGTAGGTCAACTTTGTTTCTAGTTTTgggttttttttttacttttactATAATTAATAAATTATTATTTTCCTTATCAGGTGCACCAGCACTCGAGTGCATCAAGGTATTACCCATGTGCATACACAAGTTTCTGTTTGGTATTCGTGCAAAAAATATGTAACATTTCGTTTTGCTGCCAATTAAATTTTGGTTATAGCCTAAATGTTGGGTGCCAGCACTTCTAGCGACACACACACGTGTGTTTCGTGGGCGGCAGTACTCGCTAGGGCCTTGGCAAAGCGAGCATATTGCTGTGATGACGTGTCAACTGGTATGTGGCATAACATTGTCATATTTTATCTATACTAATTTTAAAAAAAGCGAGTTGCAAATATTTAATAAATCTCACCCATCACAACTATCCAACGGTCTAAATTGCTCGGTGTTTATAGTGTTATAAcatgtttagcactaaatataTTTAGCGCCCTTGACTAATTAATATCAGGCCTAGTAATTATATTCTACCTAATATTGACGTGTAGTATTTTTTTAAATATTATTGTGCAATACAATTAATATTTTGTCTAATACTAACGTGCACTGCATGTGCATAATTACTAGTCTCTAGGAGTTTTCCTTTAcatgataatacgtgtctcattcatatcataaagatcaaagtacaagtcacgttAGGACCGACATGATAAAACTGAAAAGATAGAAGAACACCTCTGAGcctgacaccaacgcccgtcacctggCTCTGACACCACCACgacagccaccgaagaaaagaatggcggatcacctcctcacccgaactCGACGCGGCTCCATGGCTGATATGTAGCTTTgcagacctccaaggtggctcagcAAAAGTGAAGCCCTTGCCATTGAATggatcagaccggggcaacacctagacacgccatcgaactccaaatCTGGCCCCCCACCatgactaagacgccgaaggaggaaaccatacctgtcaTCTACGAACCACGAACCCAACACACGTTCCGTCTTTCAGAATTCGTCAATACAGACCACAATATGCatctgtgttggggaacatagcatgcaatttcaaaaaaaatcctacgatcacgcaagatctatctaggagatgcatagcaatgagacggggagagtgtgtccacgtaccctcgtagaccgaaatcggaagcgttatattaacgcggttgatgtagtcgaacgtcttcacgatccaacctatccaagtactgaatgtacggcacctccgtgttcagcacacattcagctcgatgacgtccctcgaactcttgatccagtagagggttgagggagagttccgtcagcacgacggcatggcgacggtgatggtgttgtgatccacgcagggctcgcctaagcactacgatgctatgaccggaggagtaaacagtggaggggggcaccgcacacgactaagaaaaatcttggtgtgtctttggggtgcccctgcccacgtatataaaggagggggagagaggccgacggccaggaggggcgcgccatgcggggagtcctacttggactcctagtccaagtaggattcccccccccctttccttttctccaccggagggaataagaaggagggggagagggaaagggaagggggcgccgcccctcctccttgtcctattcggaccccCAAGGAGGAGGGCGTCCGGCCACCCCccacgggcttccctctctctcccttaggcccatgatggcccaacacttccccggggggttccggtaacccctcggtactccggaaaaatacccgaatcactcggaaccattctgatgtccgaatacagccttccaatatatgaatctttacctctcgaccatttcgagactcctcgtcatgtctgtgatctcatccgggactccgaacaaacttcggtcaccaaaacacataactcataatacaaatcgtcatcgaacgttaagcgtgcggaccctacgtgttcgagaaccatgtagacatgaacgagacacatctctggtcaataaccaatagcggaacctggatgctcatattggctcctacatattctacgaagatctttatcggtcaaaccgcataacaagatacgttattccctttgtcatcggtatgttacttgcccgagattcgatcgtcggtatcctcatacctagttcaatctcgttaccggcaagtctctttactcgttccgtaatgcatcatcccgaaactaactcattagtcacattgcttgcaaggcttgtagtgatgtgcattaccgagagggcccagagatacctctccgatacacggagtgacaaatcctactcttgatctatgcgaactcaacaaacaccttcggatacacctgtagagcatctttataatcacccagttatgttgtggcgtttgatagcacacaaagtgttcctccggtattcgggagttgcataatctcatagtcagaggaagatgtataagtcatgaagaaagcaatagcaacaaaactaaatgatcataatgctaagctaacggatgggtcttgtccatcacatcattctctaatgatgttatcccgttcatcaaatgacaacacatgactagggttagaaaacttaaccatctttgattaacgagctagtcaagtagaggcatactagggacactcggttttgtctatgtattcacacatgtactaagtttccggttaatacaattctcacatgaataataaacatttatcatgatataaggaaatataaataataactttattactgcctctagggcatatttcctttaatccgctcctggactacctcccaagctccgcgccgagcTAGAGCAAACGTCATCACAACGGCGGAGCccaaggacacaggtccaccacgaggatgccgccgccgccgcgccatcctTACTTGAGCAACCTGGTTTCCAAattcatccccaaccataggaccgatggcctcgtcGGAAGGAttcgaagaatctttattcagtgTCGTCATCGTCACCGccgaagccaagacgatgaacaacctaaaaacctagaccACGAGAGAGTAAAAacaatccacacgcgtggatccggcgaccctcCTCACCACCGACAACTGAGGTCGGCAGCGGATGGGAGCTGTCGGAGGACGGCACTGGAAGATTGGCctctcctggcggcggctagggttccagccgccaaGGACAACTAGTCTCTAGGAGTTGGTAGGTTCGGTTCACTTCATCCCTCGGCATTTTCCTCCCACGACCCCTTTGGCTTTCGGTTGACTTTTTTTTGGTAGTCTCAACTGATGCCGCACAAAATAAAGACCAACATAAATACAAGAACTGGGATAATATAAGGTAAATCGGTACTTTTCAAAATCACGTtctgcattaactcaatcaaatcaaatcaaatctttcCAAAATCTCAACCAAATCAAAACTCTTCTTGCCTTCTCCTATCCATACCttaatcaaatcaaatcttaccatAACCTCAACTAATCAAAAATTTCTTTGCCTTCTCTTGAAAtaggctttcaccccgctttataaataTAAATCAAACATCCATACAACCAGAACCACAGTGGCAAAGCAACTAAGACGGCTGGGGCAACATCACAATCATGCCCAAAAAAAGCATAAGCAAAATAGGAAAAGAAAACTACCAAGTGGCATGCATCATGACGAGACTACGAAGATGACAATTTTCGCTATCCATACTCAAATAAAATTAAATCTTATCAAAATCTAAAATATAATGGGCGTGAGGTATATATTGGACATGCTTGGTGTTGAACCGCAAAAATATATATATGCGCAACGCACAGACAATAGCTAGTTAAGCTTAAATGACCGAATCCTACTAGAGCTAAAATGACACGGCAAAAAACCCCAAAATGATGACAGTTTTTCTTTATTAATACCTAAAATGACTCAATGAAATTTTGGTGAGGGGTCtcaatcttttttttttttttgagaaagtgaGGGGTCTCAGTCAATTGTTTGGGAGAAGATAGTTCTAAGCAAAGGTGCAGCCAGGCCCCAGACTAGCCGGGCCACGGGCCGAGACGTGACGCCGGATTCCTTCATTGGTATAGCACATATTCGGTTTGGGGCTTGCCTAGGGCCTGGCCCGGTCCCGGCTAAGCCAGTGGTCCGGTCTCAGGATTAGAATCCTCCTCCAACTGAATAGAAAagcgattctcaaaaaaaaaactgaatAGAAAAGTATTCTTTCTCCCCTAAAAAAAGTATTCATTCTTTACAAAATCGGTTGGTGTGAACCAATTAGACTTTAACTCTTTATTAAGGCATAAGGCAATCCGCGGTGCTAGAAAAAGACGATCTTTTGTCACGTCTTGTTGCACCTGTTTTATTTAGTGAACATGTGATCGAAGATGGGACGTGGAGGAAAAAAATGGTGGTAGCTTAGACGTGAGAGGAATAATCCACAACAGAAAAATCATATCATGGTCCTTATCATTACCTTAACAAACAAGAGTAATGTTTATCTCATCTTAGTAGTGCTACTTTTTCGCTGGGCTCATCAACGGCATGGGTGACTCAGGAACCTGGAGTCACGCAATTGCATTTGCCCTAGCTAACTGACATCCACTATAAATAAGGCAACATGCAAGCCCTCCGATTGCTCACTCCGTCACGTCCCGCGGGTCAGAGCGCATCTACACGTACGCCCGGCCTCCTCTTCAACTGACGCGAGTATAACTAGCCACCCATAGCGTGGACGCGGAAACTTTCCAAGGTGCGCAACGGCCTCTGCCCCGATCCCGGAGCAGAGCAACAGATAGAACCCTTCCTTCCTCTCGCGAGATCGACCGACGCCGGTAAGATGCTGCCGTACGCGACGGccggcgaggcggaggcggcgctcggccGCGCCCTGACGTGGGCGGAGGCCGCGTGGCTCCGCTACTCGGCGTCGGTGCCGGACCGCTACCTCCACTGGCCCAACATCGCCATCACATTGGTCGTCTACACGCTGGCGCCGCTGCCCCTCGCCCTCTTCGACCtcgccgcgccggccgccgccgcaccGTACAAGCTGCAGCCCAAGGTGCAGCACCCGCCGGCCACCTTCTTCCGCTGCTACATGGACGCCGTTCGCGTCTCGCTGCTCATCATCGGGCCATACCAGCTCATCTCGTATCCTGCCGCCAAGGTCTACTACACCTCTTGCATTGTGACTTACTGGTTATAATTAGGAAATTAGGTTTTTTGTTcatgaaaaaaaacataaaaatgaaACTAGATTAATGACTTAGATCTCGCCTACTATTACCGAGTTAGAAGATGGAAATTgcatgtgaacgttggaatctttGAGTAGATACTTAATTTTCAATTGAATCTTCTGGACCTGAATTTAGATTGAAAAAACAAATCACTAGATAAATACTGTGCACTAGTCTGTTATTAATTAGTAAAGATTCATGCTCTATATGGCGTTGATGTAGATTATTATAATCTCGTGCGACTGATCAATTTTTGTATGTTCTACTGTTTGCTAACAATTTTTTCCCTATTTCTGTCGCTATTTGTACGCAGAAGAGTGTAAAATAAGTCCAGTACAGCACAGTTCAGCAACTGCAAGCTGAGCCTCGTTGGATAAAGGTTCAGAGACGTAACTTAGGTCTTTTATCTGGATGAGTATTAGCTACCTAAAATTGATAGATATAGAAAACATACATGGACATGGTGCATAGAAATTTCAACTGATGTAGATGTAACTATTTAGAAATCCAATGACTGAAAAACACTAAGAGTAAGAACATGAGAAGAatcattcgcaaaaaaaaaagaacatgCGAAGTAACTAGGAAAGCACCTATATATGCTATAAGAAATTTAAGTGCCTAGAGAACAAACTTCCAAGAAAACAACAACTCAGTTTCTATATTGTGTGTTTGTTAGATAATGGACATACGGACGGGACTTCCATTGCCGTCAATGGGGGAGATAATGGCGCAACTGACAGTATACTTCTTGGTGGAAGACTATCTGAACTACTGGCTCCATCGGCTGTTGCACACAAAATGGGGTTACGAAAAGATCCACCATGTTCACCATGAGTTCACGGCGCCTATGGCGTATGCCGCATGGTATGGACACTGGGCTGAGATGCTCATCCTTGCCGTACCCTCCTTGGCTGGCCCTGCTCTCGTCCCATGCCATGTTACCACGCTGTGGATCTGGTTTGCTGCGCGTTTGGTTGAGAGCCTCAACATACATAGCGGGTAACATCACTTGCACTCCATCTAACGGGCTTTTTTTCTTTCTTGAATTCAGATATCTGACTTGTTTCATTTCTAAACATATTGAGACCAATCAAATTAACTATAAACATGTTCTTTTATGACCTGAGAAAAAAAAGCTTTATAACACATGTCTTATCTAAATAATTCTTCGACTACAGATTTAAGTTGCCATTCAATGCTGAGAAGTATATACCGTTCTATGGAGGGGCAGAGCACCATGACTACCATCACTACATAGGAGGACAGAGCAAGAGCAACTTCGCTCCTGTTTTCACCTACTGTGATTATATTTATGGAACGGACAAGGTATCTAGTGTTCTGCTATCTTACACTTGAATGATTTAAAATCATATGAATTAAGAACTGATGGCAGGTTACTAAGTCATCTCCCGATCTTTTTTCAGGGCTACAAATATCACAAGGCAACTCTGGCAAAGGTAAGCTTCTACCAATCTTTTTGTTTTTGAAGAAGCGTCTTTTCAACAATCAACATTATCTATGCTTAAGCATAATAATATTTCACACCAACTATTACAATAATAGTGTGATATGTTGGCTCTTTTTGCTTGAAAACTTGTCTACTTCCTAGGGCGTGGCATCTTGGTTCTCTGCTAAAGAACATTATTTGACTCCCACCAATCATAGGTTGGATAGATTGGTTTTGGATTTCCGCTATGATTATTATTTTCCTGTACTTGTGAACAATTCCTGATATTTTTTCCTTAAGAAATAAGTTTAAAATTATTCATGTTACAGGGATGGACTCCCTCCTTTCACAAATATAATATGGCCTAATTTTttgtgaatcggatgtatataAATACGTTTTAGTGTTCGTGTTCATTCATTTcattccatatgtagtccatattgaaatatccaaaccaTCTTATATTTGTAAATGAAGGGAGTATATAATACATACACGCACCCATACCCTCAATTATCAGTTAGCTATAGGAAAGTTTATAAGCTTATATTGTCAATTCTTTTAAACTCGTAATATGACACGTACATAGGGAAACAAAAAGGAAGGTATTTATTTTACAGACTACCTGCATCCTAGATTTGTCGAGGAGGCAAACATCTGATGTTATGTAATTTTGTTTGTTTGAATCATTGGATCGAACAGCTGAAGGAGTTGGCAGGCAGCGACGTTCAGAAAGGAGCCGACAATGGATTCAACGGTGGAAAGCAGGACTAGAGAGAGGTTGGCTTCAGAGGACTCATGGTCATACAAATCCTATCACTAATTCAAGTGGTCTCCGGATATATATCCCCATGATGGAGTACACTAGTATAAATAATTGTTCTATGCCAATCATTAAGGTTGAGTGGCTCTTGAACCACCGGCAGAGTCGTTCCAAGTGTTAATTATTTCCAGTTCTCCCTCCATTCGTACACATAGCTCCACTACTCTATTATCGGATGTAATAATGGTGCTTAGTTCGTGATATGCTTGAAAGTGTGCGTCTTTGCATACTACGTGACATGTCTCTAGTAAGCAGGCATGTGGGAACCGTCAAATATGGAGACATAGTCGAGAGCATTTGCCTTTGTGCTTCCAATATCAGATGTTGTACATAATTGGACAATCTATCTTTTTCCCTATATTTACGATGCATGTCGTCTTTCGTTGATCAATATGTTTTGTGAGGTTTTCTTTTGGGGGGAATTTTCGATGAGCAATACCAGTATGAGACTACAAAATTCTAGAGGATCACCTTGGCGATCTTGTTAGTTAGAATTGATGTGTTTGGTTTTAGCCTAACTTCTACGACAAAATAGTTGGCTAGCCAAAATTTTGATGAATTGGTCAACATCagctagaaaaataaatttgaatggGTACAAAAACATTGGCATGCCAAGACATTGGTAGCCATCCAAACATAGATCAACTTTTTTTGTTGTCATGACCAAAACGTTGATAGGGCATGAGTGTTGGTCACCATCCAAACACACCCAAAGTGTGCACACAAGTATTATTCCTCAATCGCCCTAGAAATCTCCAAAAGGTAATCATGCAAGAATGTTTTTCAGCTTCTTCGTTCTACAGGCTTCTATCTATCGTGTCGCttgtgctttatctataaagcgaggTGATAGCCCATTTCGTATCTATCGTGTCACTTTTGCAGTGTTTTACATTTGGCAGTGAGAGCAAATCACTACAAGGTCCATGATCGCGACTGCAAACTATGGCTTGTAAATAAAGGAAAGAACATCCAAATGTACGAGAAGATACAATTAGCAAAATGTTAGCCCGGGAATTGTCGCTTTGTACGGTAACAACTATCCGTGGACCGGAGGGGATAGATTTCCCCAGTTACTTGTAACGTGTGGAAGAGTGGATAATGCCCTACCCGCAGTGCGCGGAACCCATGTTAATATATTTCTTATCGTGAACGTGACATCGCATTGCAAACTAGAAGACGAAAGCTGGGGAAAACGACAACTCAAAAGTTAGCCAGACCTTAGCAAGTATCGTGGAGCCAATTGTTGCTTTTCCTTCTCTTAATTTCTTTTTGTTGCCGTTCCTAACAGAAAAAGGTAATCGTATTCATAGGGATAGACGATGTCTTCTCTTAAGCAAGGTGGTTAGTAGTTCTAGTGCAGTTCATCCACATGGACAAGTGTTCTTTTTGGTAACTTCTAGAAATGTTCCACTTTTAGTCCTAGTGCGAGAATGATCCTCGATTTAGGCTAAACGTATGTGATTTGTTACGTATCCCTTTTGTTTTGGATTATAAGACGTTTTGAATAcgttaatatggactacatacagactaAAATGAATGAACAAATACATCAaaacgcatatatatatatatatatttgattcagaaaaaaatagaatactTTTAATTCGAAACGGAGAGAGTACTCGGGAAAGACAGTGAAacttgttagagcatctacagccgggcgctTGAAACCCGCCTCATAATCCCGGGCAGGCCGCCCGGTCACTATCTGGTCATAATTTTTTGACCCAGATGACCCCCTCAAACGGCCTTGAAACGcctgggctgaccggcacccctcatatccatccAAAATATGGGGTGGATAGGGGGCGTCCGGGCGCGCCTGAGCACGCTCGCCACGTCGGATCCAGCCCACACTGGCCCACCCGATCCCACATAAATTTCTCCCCATCCGCTCGCCGGGCAAAACTCTAGCCACTTCACTTACCTTCCCTCCACTCCCCTCCGTCACCCAAGCTCATCACCGGCTCCTTCCGGCCatctccggcatggcgggcagcggatccgagtccttcaACTCCAGATCCGTCGACCCCGATCTCATTCCAcgcggccccgaggaggagatggctGCCCGGCTTGCGCTCCGCCGCGCTCGGGAGGAGGCCCGTGCATGGCTGCGCTCGGACTCCATCTGTCGGGAAAccattgcgtccgcccaaatgACGCATGGATCCAGCGCTAGGCCAGATGTAGCTGCCTCGCCGGAGGCTGCGCGGTCCGTCTGGTGTCCGAACCCGCAACCCCTTCGTTGGCACGCCGAGCATCGGGACGCACCAAGGGCCTCGCCCGACGAGGCCATGGCCCACCGTGCAAGGCACCAGGCGCGGGAGGCGACCGCAGTCCTCGCGGCGGTGGACGTCAgcgaggcggagtcgcattctccggTGCCCCGTATGGCGCATTAGTCCGGGCGCCGCAACCGCGTCATGGTGGACGTCGGCGGCTCGTCCCCagacggatccatcatcgatctgacgTCCATGGGCACCCAACGGGGTTCTGGGCtacgacgaggaagagtagggcatcaGAGACGGCAGCGCCTTGAGTCCCCTGAGCCagctcgtgtcccatgccctactctaccttgccgGCGACTGGACCAGCACTCTGAGGAGCGCAGCCGGCCGCCGGACATGGTCAGGGCGGAGCCGGGCGAGCGCGGAACGGAACCGGACGAAGCTCCGCTCGAAATCGCTGCATtacatgtaataatatggatttgaggtttctaatttgAGATATCCGGGTGTTGAATGCATTTTTTAGGTGTGATCGGTCACTGTCCGCGGACgtgcccgggcgcgtccgcgggcgtttcAGTGGTCGGATTTGCTAAGTCCGGCTGTAGATACTCGTATGTGCTGCTTTAAATGATGTACGCTTATTTCATTTTATTTGCGAGGAAATTAAATGTTGTACGCTAAAATGCACTGCAACGCGGCAGCAGAGGCTGTGACCTTACGTTGCGGGCTCTTGACATCCACATGAGGTTTATCCTTCGATAATTATCCACCGAAGTACTAACGACGGAGCACCAAACAAACGCTTTTGTTGTTTTGTGGTTGTGCCGGTCGCTGAGGCATGAGTGGATGCACAAGCGTGGCGCATGAGAATATATATCTAGTGATACCTGCTCAGATTACCATGACACCAGCATTCAAACAGAACTAGATATGCTCTAAGCAGCTATGATGTCACGGTGTATCACCTAAAAGAGATATTACTAGATATGCTCTTCTCCAACACACGAAACCAACGCAAGGGAGTAAGTAGGTAACACCACTACCAGGTCATCTGACCCTCTAAAACAAAAACAACAATGCTTGACCgtgtgttagagcatctccagcaacGCTCAGGGAGGCCTTCCCGGACGATTTTTTCACGCCGGCgctgaaaaaacggcccagtcgtgccctcaggagtccgattttcgccgacctgggccgaaatcagcgccggcggacccaggccgaacccggcgctgggggcgccggggcgagcggttttggcgcgaaaaagccgcgggccagccgcgtcagcgacaccgcgcctcgtcttcccccaacgcctcggtttcccacggggaatcaatggcaatgctgccgccggtcagccttgccattgattcctcacgggcggcgcgtcacgggacggcgcgcacgcctcccctccctcgcacgcgtacacacgggcgcggcgcggctatataagccggtggcctcgCTCGCCTGTGGCCACACCAGCCCCGCCCTCGCCGCCgagctctacctctcccgagcgccaccgccgagccctctctctccctctccctctcccgtgagccgcc
Proteins encoded:
- the LOC123096278 gene encoding very-long-chain aldehyde decarbonylase GL1-10; this translates as MLPYATAGEAEAALGRALTWAEAAWLRYSASVPDRYLHWPNIAITLVVYTLAPLPLALFDLAAPAAAAPYKLQPKVQHPPATFFRCYMDAVRVSLLIIGPYQLISYPAAKIMDIRTGLPLPSMGEIMAQLTVYFLVEDYLNYWLHRLLHTKWGYEKIHHVHHEFTAPMAYAAWYGHWAEMLILAVPSLAGPALVPCHVTTLWIWFAARLVESLNIHSGFKLPFNAEKYIPFYGGAEHHDYHHYIGGQSKSNFAPVFTYCDYIYGTDKGYKYHKATLAKLKELAGSDVQKGADNGFNGGKQD